ACGGCCTCTCGCGCCTGCTCGCCGACACCTACACGCTGTATCTCAAGACGCACAACTTCCACTGGAACGTCACGGGCCCGATGTTCAACACGCTGCACCTGATGTTCGAAGGTCAGTACAACGAACTCGCGCTGGCCGTGGACGCGATCGCCGAGCGCATTCGCGCGCTGGGCGTGCACGCGCCGGGCAGCTACAAGGACTTCGCGAAGCTCTCGTCGATTCCCGAAGCCGATGGCGTGCCCTCGGCCGAAGACATGATCCGCCAGCTCGTGGAAGGTCAGGAAGCCGTGGTGCGCACCGCGCGCGCGATTTTCCCGTCGACGGAAGCCGCCAACGACGAACCGACGGCCGACCTGCTCACGCAGCGCATGCAGACGCACGAAAAGACCGCGTGGATGCTGCGTTCGCTGCTCGCGTAAGCGCAGCGCTCCTCGCGCGACACGCGTGACGATGAAGGCCCGCCGGGTTGCCCGGCGGGCTTTTTGTTTTTGGCGCGGGGTTGCGTGCGGCTTGATGGCGATGTGATGGCGAGGTCGTGCCTGGCAACGCTGGCGGCGCCGCGAAACGCGCGTGGCCTACAATAGTGCCATCGCCTCATCCTGCTCCCGCCGCACCGATCATGTTCGCCCGACTCCCGCTTTATCTGCGGCTCGTCCGCATGGACAAGCCGATCGGCAGCCTGCTGCTGCTCTGGCCCACGCTCAACGCGCTGTGGATCGCCTCGGGCGGTCATCCGCCGCTTTCGCTGCTCGTGATCTTCACGATCGGCACCGTGCTGATGCGCTCGGCGGGCTGCGCCATCAACGATTACGCCGACCGCGACTTCGACCGCCACGTGAAGCGCACCGCCGAACGGCCGATCACCTCGGGCCGCATTCGCGCGTGGGAAGCCGTGGCGATCGCCGTGGCGCTCGCGCTGGTCTCGTTCCTGCTGATCCTGCCGCTCAACGCGCTCACCAGGCAGCTTTCGGTGGTGGCGCTGTTCGTGGCGGCCTCGTATCCGTTCACCAAGCGCTTTTTCGCGATTCCGCAGGCGTACCTGGGCATCGCGTTCGGCTTCGGCATTCCCATGGCGTTCGCCGCCGTGCAGGACCACGTGCCCGCGCTCGCGTGGATCATGCTCGTGGCCAACGTGTTCTGGTCGGTGGCCTACGACACCGAATACGCGATGGTCGACCGCGACGACGACATCAAGATCGGCATTCGCACTTCCGCGCTCACGTTCGGCCGCTTCGACGTGCTCGCGATCATGCTCTGCTACGCGGTCACGCTCGGCATTTACGTCTGGGTGGGCGTGACGCTCGCGTTCGGCTGGCTCTACTGGCTCGGCTGGGCCGCCGCCGTGGGCTGCGCGATCTACCACTACACGCTCATCAAGAATCGCGACCGCATGGCGTGCTTCGCCGCGTTCCGCCACAACAACTGGCTGGGCGGCGCGGTGTTCGTGGGCATCGCCGCGCATTACGCCGTGGCGCAGTTCTAGGCCGCAGCCACCTGCGATCGCCGTTTCTGCCGATAAAAAAGCGCCGGGAGAGGTCACTCACCGGCGCTTTTTTTCGCGCGTTCAGACTGGAACCGGCTGGAACCGGCCGATAAAACCGCGTTACTGCTTGCCGAACTCCTCGCCCATTTCCTTCGCGCGTGCGTCGGCGGCCAGCGCGCCCTTGACGATAGCGGCCTTCACGCCGGAGGCGTCGAACGACGCGAGCGCGGCGGCTGTCGTACCGCCCTTGGAGGTAACGCGCTCGCGCAGCACGGCGGGCGGCTCGTCCGATTGCAGCGCCAGTTGCGCCGCGCCCGTGAAGGTGGCGATGGCGAGCGCGCGGCCTTGCTGCTCGTCCATGCCGAGCTGGCGCGCGGCTTCTTCGAGCGCTTCGATGAAATAGAACACGTAGGCCGGACCGCTGCCCGAAATGCCGGTGACGGCGTCGATCTTCGCTTCGTCGTCGAACCAGACGGTCTGGCCGACGGCGCCCAGCGTGTCCGAGGCGAGCTGGCGGCCCGCTTCGTCCACGCCCCGGCTCGCGACGAGACCGGTTGCGCCCATGCCGATCAGCGCGGGCGTGTTCGGCATCGTGCGCACGACGCGCGCGTGGCCGTTGAGCCAGCGCGAGAGGTCGTCGATACGAATGCCGGCCATGATGCTGATGACCACCTGATGCGCGGCGAGGTGCGGTGCGAGGCCTTCCGCGACCGCCTTGGCGATTTGCGGTTTCACGGCGATCAGCACGGCGTCGTAGCCGGCCAGGGCCGCGTCGGCGGCCGCGCCGGTGCGCACGCCGAATTGCTCCGCGTTGCGCTTGCGCGCGTCTTCGTTCGGATCGATCGCGTAGAGATGGT
The Paraburkholderia acidisoli genome window above contains:
- the proC gene encoding pyrroline-5-carboxylate reductase; the encoded protein is MKIAFIGGGNMAAALIGGLIRKGVPADHLYAIDPNEDARKRNAEQFGVRTGAAADAALAGYDAVLIAVKPQIAKAVAEGLAPHLAAHQVVISIMAGIRIDDLSRWLNGHARVVRTMPNTPALIGMGATGLVASRGVDEAGRQLASDTLGAVGQTVWFDDEAKIDAVTGISGSGPAYVFYFIEALEEAARQLGMDEQQGRALAIATFTGAAQLALQSDEPPAVLRERVTSKGGTTAAALASFDASGVKAAIVKGALAADARAKEMGEEFGKQ
- a CDS encoding Dps family protein translates to MAKKANPVVQHVNIGISDKDRKKIADGLSRLLADTYTLYLKTHNFHWNVTGPMFNTLHLMFEGQYNELALAVDAIAERIRALGVHAPGSYKDFAKLSSIPEADGVPSAEDMIRQLVEGQEAVVRTARAIFPSTEAANDEPTADLLTQRMQTHEKTAWMLRSLLA
- the ubiA gene encoding 4-hydroxybenzoate octaprenyltransferase, with protein sequence MFARLPLYLRLVRMDKPIGSLLLLWPTLNALWIASGGHPPLSLLVIFTIGTVLMRSAGCAINDYADRDFDRHVKRTAERPITSGRIRAWEAVAIAVALALVSFLLILPLNALTRQLSVVALFVAASYPFTKRFFAIPQAYLGIAFGFGIPMAFAAVQDHVPALAWIMLVANVFWSVAYDTEYAMVDRDDDIKIGIRTSALTFGRFDVLAIMLCYAVTLGIYVWVGVTLAFGWLYWLGWAAAVGCAIYHYTLIKNRDRMACFAAFRHNNWLGGAVFVGIAAHYAVAQF